A single Paratractidigestivibacter faecalis DNA region contains:
- the tuf gene encoding elongation factor Tu — translation MAKEKFDRSKPHVNIGTIGHVDHGKTTTTAAITKVLSETEGCKADFTAFENIDKAPEERQRGITINVAHIEYETWERHYAHVDCPGHADYIKNMISGAAQMDGAILVIAATDGPMAQTREHILLARQVGVKYIVVFLNKCDMVDDEELIDLVEMETRDLLSEYGFPGDDLPIVRGSALGALNGEEKWTNSIVELMHTVDSYIPTPPRDNDKPFLMAIEDVMTISGRGTVATGRVERGELKLNEPVEIVGIKPTQTSVATGIEMFRKTMDFCEAGDNVGILLRGIKREDIERGQVLCKPGSVTPHTKFTGEIYVLTKEEGGRHTPFFAGYRPQFYFRTTDITGDVQELTDSNGNKVEMAMPGDHITVTCELIHAIAMEEGLKFAIREGGHTVGDGRVTTIIE, via the coding sequence ATGGCCAAGGAGAAGTTCGATCGTTCTAAGCCCCACGTAAACATTGGTACCATTGGTCACGTCGACCACGGCAAGACCACCACGACCGCGGCCATCACCAAGGTCCTCTCTGAGACCGAGGGCTGCAAGGCCGACTTCACCGCCTTCGAGAACATCGACAAGGCTCCCGAGGAGCGTCAGCGCGGCATCACCATTAACGTTGCCCACATCGAGTACGAGACCTGGGAGCGCCACTACGCTCACGTCGACTGCCCGGGCCACGCCGACTACATCAAGAACATGATCTCCGGTGCTGCTCAGATGGACGGCGCCATCCTGGTCATCGCCGCTACCGACGGCCCTATGGCTCAGACCCGCGAGCACATCCTGCTCGCCCGTCAGGTCGGCGTTAAGTACATCGTCGTCTTCCTGAACAAGTGCGACATGGTCGACGATGAGGAGCTCATCGACCTCGTCGAGATGGAGACCCGTGACCTCCTCTCCGAGTACGGCTTCCCCGGAGACGACCTGCCCATCGTCCGTGGTTCCGCCCTCGGCGCTCTCAACGGCGAGGAGAAGTGGACCAACTCCATCGTCGAGCTCATGCACACCGTCGACTCCTACATCCCGACGCCGCCGCGTGACAACGACAAGCCGTTCCTGATGGCCATCGAGGATGTCATGACCATCTCCGGCCGCGGCACCGTCGCCACCGGCCGTGTCGAGCGCGGTGAGCTCAAGCTCAACGAGCCCGTCGAGATCGTCGGCATCAAGCCGACCCAGACCTCCGTTGCCACCGGCATCGAGATGTTCCGCAAGACCATGGACTTCTGCGAGGCTGGCGACAACGTGGGCATCCTGCTCCGCGGCATCAAGCGCGAGGACATCGAGCGCGGCCAGGTTCTCTGCAAGCCCGGCTCCGTTACCCCGCACACCAAGTTCACCGGTGAGATCTACGTTCTGACCAAGGAGGAGGGCGGCCGTCACACCCCGTTCTTCGCTGGTTACCGTCCGCAGTTCTACTTCCGCACCACCGACATCACCGGTGACGTGCAGGAGCTCACCGACTCCAACGGCAACAAGGTTGAGATGGCTATGCCTGGCGACCACATCACCGTCACCTGCGAGCTCATCCACGCCATCGCCATGGAGGAGGGCCTCAAGTTCGCTATCCGCGAGGGCGGCCACACCGTCGGCGACGGCCGCGTGACCACCATCATCGAGTAG
- the rlmB gene encoding 23S rRNA (guanosine(2251)-2'-O)-methyltransferase RlmB, protein MARRQQQVGGRGRFGAAGQGGRTRGQRQGQRSGQRQGFSPARGGKPQGGYGARQQGRGGQRPQGRGSAGRSDLIEGRRAVEEALGAGVPLKSALVQIQSLDADPALERLAQRLDAAGVSVERVPRNRLDQLSSHGAHQGVIVRAKPFQYAELGDVIAAAGKGNALVLVLDHVTDEGNFGAIVRTAEVVGAAGVVIAKARSASVGVGAYKTSAGAVLHIPIAQVSNLARAVEELKAAGFWACASTEHATDDVWSAPLVGRVALVMGSEGEGISRLVLEKCDFACKLPQRGRVESLNVAQACTVMCYEWLRREMCGEGARGV, encoded by the coding sequence ATGGCAAGAAGACAGCAGCAGGTGGGCGGTCGCGGCAGGTTCGGCGCCGCCGGCCAGGGCGGCCGCACCCGCGGCCAGCGGCAGGGCCAGCGCTCCGGACAGCGCCAGGGCTTCTCGCCCGCGCGAGGCGGCAAGCCGCAGGGAGGCTACGGGGCTCGGCAGCAGGGCAGGGGTGGGCAGCGCCCGCAGGGCAGGGGCTCCGCGGGCCGCTCCGACCTCATAGAGGGGCGCCGCGCGGTCGAGGAGGCCCTCGGCGCGGGCGTGCCCCTCAAGAGCGCCCTGGTGCAGATTCAGTCCCTTGACGCGGACCCGGCGCTCGAGCGCCTTGCCCAGCGCCTGGACGCCGCCGGCGTCTCCGTCGAGCGCGTGCCCAGAAACCGCCTGGACCAGCTCTCCAGCCACGGCGCCCACCAGGGCGTCATCGTGCGAGCAAAGCCGTTCCAGTACGCTGAGCTCGGCGACGTCATTGCCGCAGCAGGCAAGGGCAACGCCCTCGTGCTCGTGCTGGACCACGTGACCGACGAGGGCAACTTCGGCGCCATCGTGCGCACGGCCGAGGTCGTGGGCGCGGCGGGCGTGGTCATTGCCAAGGCCCGCTCCGCCAGCGTCGGCGTGGGCGCCTACAAGACGTCCGCCGGCGCCGTCCTGCACATCCCCATCGCGCAGGTCTCCAACCTGGCCCGCGCCGTCGAGGAGCTCAAGGCGGCCGGCTTCTGGGCCTGCGCCTCCACGGAGCATGCCACAGACGACGTCTGGAGCGCGCCCCTGGTGGGCAGGGTGGCCCTGGTCATGGGCTCGGAGGGCGAGGGCATCTCTCGCCTGGTGCTCGAGAAGTGCGACTTTGCCTGCAAGCTGCCGCAGCGCGGGCGCGTGGAGTCGCTCAACGTGGCGCAGGCCTGCACGGTCATGTGCTACGAGTGGCTGCGCCGAGAGATGTGCGGGGAGGGCGCCCGTGGCGTCTAA
- the cysS gene encoding cysteine--tRNA ligase, translating to MLVYNSQTHRKEELVPIEEGKIRMYVCGPTVYDQIHIGNARTFLSFDVIRRYLMYKGYQVTFAQNLTDVDDKIINRANEQGRTAADVAEEFSAAFIEQMHRFGIMDPDIRPRATREIEAMQEMISLLIQKGFAYPVPSGDVYFSVRSDHNYGILSGRDLDQLRAGERVEVNDEKRDPFDFALWKAAKPGEPSWPSPWGEGRPGWHTECCAMIHRYLGTPIDIHGGGADLIFPHHENETAQAMCAWDKALANTWMHAGMLRVDGEKMSKSLGNFYTLKEVLDKYPADAVRLLMLQTQYRAPLDFSFERLDGTVGTLERLQTCVRNLRWAAQNAPQDGELNETDRTLGRAIDEAHEDFCRQMDDDFNTAGGLAAVFALVTAANTYLADAGDNAATAVCLRAADMLCELAGVLGIELAADSEGEELPAELVALAAEHAAYQGDSAAEAAEALLSARQAARAAKDWGRADAIRDGIAALGLVVEDTASGARLHKKA from the coding sequence GTGCTCGTCTACAATAGCCAGACGCACCGCAAGGAGGAGCTTGTCCCCATCGAGGAGGGCAAGATCCGCATGTACGTCTGCGGCCCCACGGTCTACGACCAGATCCACATCGGCAACGCCAGGACCTTCCTGTCCTTCGACGTCATCCGCCGCTACCTCATGTACAAGGGATACCAGGTCACCTTTGCCCAGAACCTCACGGACGTTGACGACAAGATCATCAACCGCGCCAACGAGCAGGGCCGCACCGCGGCCGACGTGGCCGAGGAGTTCTCGGCTGCCTTCATCGAGCAGATGCACCGCTTCGGCATCATGGACCCCGACATCCGCCCGCGCGCCACGCGCGAGATCGAGGCCATGCAGGAGATGATCTCCCTGCTCATCCAGAAGGGCTTTGCCTACCCGGTGCCCTCCGGCGACGTGTACTTCTCCGTGCGCTCCGACCACAACTACGGCATCCTCTCTGGCCGCGACCTGGACCAGCTGCGTGCCGGCGAGCGCGTCGAGGTCAACGACGAGAAGCGCGACCCGTTTGACTTTGCCCTCTGGAAGGCCGCCAAGCCCGGCGAGCCCAGCTGGCCCTCCCCGTGGGGCGAGGGGCGCCCCGGCTGGCACACCGAGTGCTGCGCGATGATCCACCGCTACCTGGGCACGCCCATCGACATCCACGGCGGCGGCGCCGACCTCATCTTCCCGCACCACGAGAACGAGACCGCCCAGGCCATGTGCGCTTGGGACAAGGCCCTTGCCAACACCTGGATGCACGCCGGCATGCTGCGTGTGGACGGCGAGAAGATGTCCAAGTCCCTGGGCAACTTCTACACGCTCAAGGAGGTCCTGGACAAGTACCCGGCCGACGCCGTGCGCCTGCTCATGCTGCAGACCCAGTACCGCGCCCCGCTGGACTTTTCCTTCGAGCGCCTGGACGGCACCGTGGGCACCCTCGAGCGCCTGCAGACCTGCGTGCGTAACCTGCGCTGGGCCGCCCAGAACGCCCCGCAGGACGGCGAGCTCAACGAGACCGACCGCACCCTCGGCCGCGCCATCGACGAGGCCCACGAGGACTTCTGCCGTCAGATGGACGACGACTTCAACACCGCGGGTGGCCTGGCTGCCGTCTTCGCACTGGTGACGGCCGCCAACACCTACCTGGCCGACGCAGGCGACAACGCCGCCACGGCCGTGTGCCTGCGCGCCGCCGACATGCTCTGCGAGCTCGCCGGCGTCCTGGGCATCGAGCTGGCCGCCGACTCCGAGGGCGAGGAGCTCCCCGCCGAGCTGGTGGCGCTTGCCGCCGAGCACGCAGCCTACCAGGGCGACTCTGCCGCCGAGGCCGCCGAGGCCCTTCTGTCCGCCCGCCAGGCGGCCCGCGCCGCCAAGGACTGGGGCCGCGCCGACGCCATCCGCGACGGCATCGCCGCCCTGGGCCTGGTGGTCGAGGACACCGCCTCCGGCGCCCGTCTCCACAAGAAGGCGTAG
- the rpmG gene encoding 50S ribosomal protein L33 — MRTLVTLACTECKRRNYTTNKNKSNNPDRMELKKYCPWCRKHTLHRETR; from the coding sequence ATGCGTACACTGGTTACTCTTGCGTGCACTGAGTGCAAGCGCCGCAACTACACCACTAATAAGAACAAGTCCAACAACCCCGATCGTATGGAGTTGAAGAAGTACTGCCCCTGGTGCCGCAAGCACACGCTGCACCGTGAGACCCGCTAG
- a CDS encoding NYN domain-containing protein, translating into MASKHRLDLLVVDGYNVIFKSERYMARMDRSGVSDPFEQARELLISDVAAYAKGKYEPVVVFDAAGNVSPDRPYTTRGGVRTIFSATGESADSVIERLVTEERLVPRAVTVVTSDSTIRATVGGIPVTKISSDVLVHDVDELAVEYERENASRQHQRMTLEDRLSPDQREKLWKLLRQ; encoded by the coding sequence GTGGCGTCTAAGCATCGCCTTGACCTCCTGGTGGTCGACGGGTACAACGTCATCTTCAAGTCCGAGCGCTACATGGCGCGCATGGACCGCTCGGGGGTCTCTGATCCCTTCGAGCAGGCCCGCGAGCTGCTCATCTCGGACGTCGCGGCCTACGCCAAGGGCAAGTACGAGCCCGTCGTGGTCTTCGACGCTGCCGGAAACGTCTCTCCCGACCGCCCCTACACCACCAGGGGCGGCGTGCGCACGATCTTCTCGGCAACGGGGGAGAGCGCGGACAGCGTGATCGAGCGGCTGGTCACCGAGGAGCGCCTGGTGCCCCGCGCCGTCACCGTGGTCACCAGCGACAGCACCATCAGGGCAACCGTCGGAGGCATTCCGGTCACCAAGATCTCCAGCGACGTGCTGGTCCATGACGTGGATGAGCTCGCCGTTGAGTACGAGCGCGAGAACGCCAGCCGCCAGCACCAGCGCATGACCCTGGAAGACCGCCTGTCGCCCGACCAGCGAGAAAAGCTCTGGAAGCTCCTCAGGCAATAA
- the ispF gene encoding 2-C-methyl-D-erythritol 2,4-cyclodiphosphate synthase — protein sequence MIRIGHGYDVHRMQEGRRLVLGGVDIPCERGLLGHSDADVVTHALMDAILGAMRAGDIGKLFPDTDPAYEGADSIKLLSRVAELARSRGYRILDCDCTIGAQAPKLAPYREQMRRNMADAMGLDLGSVGLKATTTERLGFVGREEGMEAWAVALLDDGCTEGARE from the coding sequence ATGATCCGCATCGGGCACGGCTATGACGTCCACCGCATGCAGGAGGGGCGCCGCCTCGTCCTGGGCGGGGTGGACATCCCCTGCGAGCGCGGCCTTCTGGGCCACTCGGACGCGGACGTGGTGACCCACGCCCTCATGGACGCCATCCTGGGCGCCATGCGCGCCGGCGACATAGGCAAGCTCTTCCCCGACACCGACCCGGCCTACGAGGGGGCCGACAGCATCAAGCTGCTCTCCCGCGTGGCCGAGCTCGCCCGCAGCCGCGGCTACCGCATCCTGGATTGCGACTGCACCATTGGCGCGCAGGCACCAAAGCTCGCCCCCTACCGTGAGCAGATGCGCCGGAACATGGCGGACGCCATGGGCCTTGACCTGGGAAGCGTCGGCCTCAAGGCAACCACCACCGAGCGCCTGGGCTTTGTCGGGCGCGAGGAGGGCATGGAGGCCTGGGCCGTGGCGCTTCTGGACGACGGCTGTACCGAGGGGGCTCGGGAGTAG
- the secE gene encoding preprotein translocase subunit SecE, which translates to MANKDRNKRSARKARAEERAKREAQLAAQPASSSNASQAKAESKAKASKKSDKKPGFFRRIANWFGDVRTEMHKVVWPSKDELKTYTVAIIAMLVVFGVVIWLVDTGIVALIAGFTGLRG; encoded by the coding sequence ATGGCCAACAAGGACCGCAACAAGAGGAGCGCGCGCAAGGCCCGCGCCGAGGAGCGCGCCAAGCGCGAGGCTCAGCTGGCCGCACAGCCTGCTTCCTCTTCCAACGCCTCCCAGGCCAAGGCTGAGAGCAAGGCCAAGGCCTCCAAGAAGTCCGACAAGAAGCCGGGCTTCTTCCGCCGCATTGCCAACTGGTTTGGCGATGTCCGCACCGAGATGCACAAGGTCGTGTGGCCCTCCAAGGACGAGCTCAAGACCTACACCGTGGCCATCATCGCCATGCTCGTCGTCTTTGGCGTCGTCATCTGGCTTGTTGACACGGGCATCGTCGCTCTTATCGCTGGCTTTACCGGTCTGAGGGGGTAG
- the nusG gene encoding transcription termination/antitermination protein NusG has translation MAKRWYVVHTYSGYENKVKTDLEHRIEIYGLEDKVVDIQIPTEQVTELKDGGKRETKENKVFPSYVLVRMEMDDNTWAVVRNTPGVTGFVGLDGKPSPLRRDEFEKMIRRGGNRAAAAAAAPKRTASNIEAGQSIKVLSGPLADFDGVVSEVNAESGKIKVMLTIFGRETPVELTADQVSVIG, from the coding sequence ATGGCTAAGCGCTGGTATGTCGTTCACACCTACTCCGGCTACGAGAACAAGGTCAAGACCGACCTCGAGCACCGCATTGAGATCTACGGCCTTGAGGACAAGGTCGTTGACATCCAGATTCCGACCGAGCAGGTCACCGAGCTCAAGGACGGAGGCAAGAGGGAGACCAAGGAGAACAAGGTCTTCCCGAGCTACGTCCTGGTTCGCATGGAGATGGATGACAACACCTGGGCCGTCGTGCGCAACACGCCGGGCGTGACTGGCTTCGTCGGTCTTGACGGCAAGCCCTCTCCGCTCCGTCGTGACGAGTTCGAAAAGATGATCCGTCGTGGCGGCAACCGCGCGGCCGCTGCCGCAGCCGCCCCCAAGCGCACCGCCTCCAACATCGAGGCCGGCCAGTCCATCAAGGTCCTCTCTGGTCCCCTTGCCGACTTCGACGGCGTCGTGTCCGAGGTCAACGCCGAGTCCGGCAAGATCAAGGTCATGCTCACCATCTTTGGTCGCGAGACCCCGGTCGAGCTCACGGCCGACCAGGTCAGCGTCATCGGCTAG